A region of the Clavelina lepadiformis chromosome 9, kaClaLepa1.1, whole genome shotgun sequence genome:
GTGGCCTCGTGGCCTCCAATAAGGCAGTCGCTCCGTGCAGAGTTGTAATCACTCTTTGTTTCCACCTAGCGGGAGAATGTCGCGCGAATGTTTTCCGCTTACATCGGCGCTAGAGAAGTTTTTTCAACCTAGGTTGTGATAAAATGGAAATGATGATTTAAAATCCCTGAAGctttaacaaattttatcCGCTATTATTAACTTGCCACTGCGTTATTGCGTCAGAAATAGGATTTATAACGTATGAGTTATTGGACGTAAAATTGTGTTATGACGATGAGCTTAAAATTTGAAGCAGTAGATTGCAGAAAGCATTTGCGGTTTGTTATACGAGGTGTAACCCGCAGAAGTGAGCAGCGAAGTTTAGGCTTAAACTTAGGCCGGCTAGCCTACTTTGTGCTGTTATGACGACATGGGAACGAGTGACTAACTCTTCAATGCTTTAGTGCGGATGGGTTTCATCTTAGAGGCGTGTCATCAGCAGTTTTTGCCGCATAAGCCTTGAAAGAAGACGAAAGCACTAAATAATTGAAGAAATTTTTCCTTAGCTGACAAGCAAAAAGCACTTTGCGATCTCCTCAACACAGCCAGCCACAGATATCGATCCGGGCATCAATATTTGATCGGTCGGCATCTGCGATCTGTGCCTGGCGTTATCACATAGGCCTGAGTTTGACGGAGTAAGCTGTGTGGTGCTGAGTTCAGTTGGAAGTTTCGACTTCGGTCAGTCAGTGGGTCAGTTTAACTCACCAGAGAGCGCAGATAAtttgtgaaaattattttaaacttttttattcaGCTTCGGGAGTTTGGATTAGTTTgaaaagtttagttttttataACCTGGCAACTTGTAAAATCTTCAATGGTCTCTTTCCTCAAACCGGTGTCTGTTGAGGTAATAAACACGCCACTGTGACGTAAAACTATCCTAACATCAGTtattgaaagttaaaaaagttactCAAAGATTTTCTGGAAATCTTCGCCGGGAAAGTTTTTGTAGGTTGTGATTTTTCGCGCTAATTTCTCGTAGTTTCTTGATGCCCAAGTCTGCGTTTATAACTCATCAGCTTTGTGGCGTATTAATGTCTGCATTGTTACTTAACAGATGAGCCATCCACTGCAAGTGAAACCCGCCGATGCAGTCAGCAAAGGAGGTAAGCGTGAGGTCATAATCCTATTATGTCGTCACAAGATAATTCTAAAATGGATTCgggtattttttgtaattttaggCATTTTTATGAATTGTATTTCCACAAAGAGTTTAGGTTATCTATTACGCAATAGTGGTGCAAAGTTACGTCACATTACTGCTTTGTAATTCTGGCGCAGATAAGCATATGGCGTTTCAtgcattatttatttcaaattagcCGCTATCTTATTTGGTCGCCATGGAAACGAACTGTGCCGTAATCCTTAATAACCAATAGGCGTCGCGGATAACTTGTATTTCGGgagaatttaatttttgacaaaGCGATTGGATCGCATgtgattgtgatgtcatataaCCGTAAATTTTCTCTAGAAGACCGGAAGTTGTTTGTGGGGATGTTGGGGAAGAGACAGACGGAAGATGACGTCAGAGTGCTGTTCGAGCCATGCGGTACGATAGAAGAGTGCACGATACTAAGGTGGGTCCACACATGAGGGCAATAGAGGGTTAGTCACCGTTTGAAAGTCGTCTGAGCTCTTTTTATTCCAGAACCCCGGAAGGTCAAAGCAAAGGCTGCGCTTTTGTTAAAATGGCAAGCCACCAGGAGGCGCAATCTGCCATGGACGCGTTGCACGCGAGCCAAACAATGCCGGTATTGTGACGTGATAGGCACTTTAATTACTCTGACAAGTTTAATTAGACCGACGCAATCCCAATTACCTTATAGCTAGTtactttatgacgtcataaagcaTTGATATACTCACAGGGAGCGTCATCGAGTTTAGTTGTAAAGTTCGCCGACAACGACCGAGAACGCGCGATGCGTCGAATGCAGCATGTCGCCCAGACCTATGGGATGGTCAGTCCGGTCACACCTGTCCCTTTTCAAGTAGGAACTTACGGTGTACCCTACGCGCAGGTActattgttgcgtcataaatGAAATATGTTCGTGCTGTTCTTGTGTCTGAAGTTCGCCAATTCCTTCGCAACTGAGTTTCATTGAGGTCACGATTTACTTTTGTGCGTTTGCTTGCAGAGTGTTGTTCCTGCTGCTGGATGGAGCTCCCTGGCGCCGCCGCAACATGCAACCATCAGTGGCCTGGCACCGGCTGGCGCTGTAATGCCGTCACCGGCAGGCAAGTCACGCCGCTTGATGTCTAATTTTCACATCAACATGTGTGAGGttaagtgcaaaagttttaactcaGTTTCTGCTCCTTGCAGCCGTCTTGCCCGCTGGACTGACCACTCAACACATGGCGTCGATCCCTGGCTTGTCCAGCACGCCACAGAGCCCGGTGGCTTCATTGGCTCCTTTCAGTTTGGTCCCACCTGCTTCGTCGGGGGCGGGGAGTTCCCCAGAAGCTGTGTTTACGACCCAAGCTTACCCGGGAGGTCACGTGCCCCCGAGTGCAACCCCGGGGGCAGGAGAGGGCGTGGTTATGTGTAAGTGGTCAGATTTTTACTTTTAGACTTTTCACCCCCCGATCGATGGCTGCCGTAAGCGATCGGCTTCTCTGTCGCTGCAGGTGCTTCGAATGAATCTTGTTTCATAATTCGTGTCGTTGAGTAAAAACGAACCAGCGCTAACTTGTCTAATGATCTTCAGCTCAAACGCCACCGACCTTGGAAGGAAGCCAGACGTACGCACAAACTCAACCTTATACTGGTAAGCTGCCTTCACCGAGATTCGAACCCTGCACCTTTAAAGTCAAGCTCTAACAAAATGTGGTTCCCCGCAGTGGTGTACCTGCCCGCGCACTCGGCCTATAGTACCACGCAATACGCACCAGCCGTAGCACCAGCAACACCAACCTTGACAACGAACCAGCTCCACGCAGGCACCATCTTTAATGGCACTCCAAACGCCCCGCAAAAAGAAGGTAATTCCCCTGACCAGCAACTGTAAAAGTTCTACCTCATCAATGCTAGGAATGGTTACCGTGGGCCGTTGATATGGTTGTTGAAATGGTTGTTTCAGGACCAGAAGGTTGCAACTTGTTCATCTACCATCTACCGCAACATTTCGCCGACGCCGATCTTGCGCAAGTCTTTGAACCATTTGGTAACGTCATTTCCGCTAAAGTCTTTATCGACCGCGCCACAAATCAGAGCAAATGCTTCGGTAGGTGGTGGAAAACGACacgggttcgaatcccggccAAGGCGcctaactttttctttttttaggaTTCGTGAGCTTCGACAACGCGATAAGTTCGCAGGCGGCGATACAAAGCATGAACGGATACCAGATCGGTATGAAACGACTCAAGGTCCAGCTAAAACGACCCAAAGAAACGAGCCGACCCTATTGAACCACGTACAACTCGGTAAGCAGCTAATGCCGCTGCTACACTTGACCTTATAACGTATGTGACGtcactatgacgtcatttgtttACCTTGACGACGTAACTACGCCAGTCCAATTACTTCTTAGTCTTTTACGATTCTATGAAATCTTAGgtttatgacgtcagaaaagagtttattttccGGCCAATCGGAAACAATGAGGTTATTTCACTGTCgctgttgtttgttgttgatcTCGTtgtacagaaaaatatttttgttcaaacCGAGATTTTTTGTCcctattttgacatttttgaaattttttaactacAAATCCGTTATTTTGTCTACAGACAATTTTTCCCCTACAATAATGTCACcttattatttaaatactgTAAGTTTCTGGATTTGTGTAAATTCTGACGACGGGGTGCTGTAAAAGTCCGAACATGACAGTTTTTGTGCCAACAGCATGAATATTTCTGCACCTGTTGTGCTAATTGCGGCAGCTTGATCTAACAAGTCTATTTCAACTCTCCACTATACGCATAATGACTTTATAGGGATCTGCCCAGTCTATGATAAGATAAAAattgttgattttaaaaacaaatcttgAGGCAAGACACACAAGTTAACTCAAACTACTTTCGAGTCACAAAATACTGAAAACCtcaacaaaatttatcattttctttgtaaaaacaattaattttttgttgtttgaaaatttttcttccTTATTTGGTTTTTTGTTCAATCAAATTTGTGTTTCTTTTATGATTCTACCTGTCTCTTTGTGACGTTTCAATTGTGCAATTGTTGTAATTTGTCCTTTAAGCTGAGGCTCGAGTTAtgtttattgtgacgtcacgcaGAAATTCCTGTCTGTTTTGTAAATATGACGTGTCGTAAATCGATTGGATAAAATAATTACGTCACAGCGCTTTAATATTTCCGCAAAAttacactttttatttttgttcttcAGATGCTGAGGGAAGCCAGCGCTGTATATAACAATCATGtatattattacgtcacaatgggCTGCCGAAGATGCATTTGAAGGGACGAGACGTGCAATTCTAGAGCTcaatatttattgtttgtgaCGTCAGGTTGAAccttttattttaaagcacATTCCcgatttttgtcaaaatcgtgttatttttgtctgttttgcTGTAATTCCATCGCGAGcgaaacttcgattgattgTCGCTTTCATTTCACGATACTACATGGGAGTTTTTATAAATGAATCGGTCTGTCCTTACTCCCATACACACTGCGtattttttttcgttttaaacGTCATAGTTGTtagtttgtgacgtcacattctTCATCGAGGTCATCAtgcttcaaaacaaaattggtAAGTTGCAATTCCGGTCACTGTGTCAATTATTTCGTTGCATTTTCTTTTGCCATGCtgcttttatgacgtcactatctGTGTGCAATTACGCTTTGATGTCCGCCGAAGGTTTTTCGTTCGACTTCCTATTATTTCGTCATAACTGCTTCTCTATTAGGTCGGCAACCTGATTACGTCAAAATCCttgtaaataaaatagcaaaagttttaaaaagcgattttgaaatttattcgAGAACTGCAATGGTGGGGCCGAAGAACGCGAGAAATAAAGGGGGTTAGGCGTGGGTAAGTTCTTTATACAAACGATGTAAATTCGCGACTTCGTCAAAAAATcgccaaaaacaaaattgaagttgacaaaaacaaaaaaaactgcaaaaaccACCGCTAAAAGCGCAATGGAGTACGAAGCTACGAGTCCAGTGTTTCCGTGGAAAACTTTCCAAATTGTCCCTGAGTTATCTTGGTCTGAGATCAATGGAATTATGCCAGGACCAGAAAGTTACCACAACGGGCAAAAAAGCAGCCACAATTTGAAAACAGGTTCGACAACGAAAGATCGCGGAATTTTAAAGcgcaaaaaaattcaaaatcaaaagCAGCAAGaataattatgacgtcatagtaaCAAGTAAACAGTGCGTAGAATAACGAGGGAGATATCAGTTTGAAATTCGGATATTCACCGAGttactttgaaaataattttttcgttttaagaaaagttttgACGCAAAATCAGTAAAGAAATAAGAAGAATGTAGAAAAATACCTTCTGTCTCCTCATAATAGAACAAAATATTCCACTTTATCTTAAAACgggtaaaaattttgcaagctTATAAAATCTTTCTAGGCACTGTCGAGTGGAAATTGGCAAATCCATGTCTTGGCACGCGCGGCCGCTTCGACGCGGAAAAAACGGAAAGTAACGAATCGTTTATAAACTCCTGGGTCACTGCGGCCCCCTCTTTCCGCGGGGATTCTCTTCGTGGACCCAGCTTTGAAGGAGACTCTTCTGGTTGCCAGGCAACGCTGCTCGACCAATCATGACTTTCCTTCGAGCGCTGACGTCACGTGTCTTGCTGCGTTTGCACCCGGATGACCTCCAGCCGCTACAGAAGTCCCAGGCCCGGTGAGCCCCATGCCCATCCCCATCGGGGAGCCGAGGCCCTTAAGCCCCGGGAAACCCATGATCCCGCTAAGGGCTGAGGTGGGGGGTAATCGAGCCGCCGCAGCTAGGTAAGAGAACTGGGGGAAGAGGGAGGGGTTAGCGTGGGGCGAGTTAAGCCCCATCCCGTTCGGGGAAAGCACCGGAGTATTGAACAAGTTCTGACCCCGCTGCAAGTCTAAGGGTCCCGAGTTTGACCTCCGACCCCGGGCTTCGGGGACCGATTTCTCGACCCCGTTCATTCCTCGGTAGCAGTTGTCTTTCCCGTTCGAGAACTGGTCGGACGTGTCCCTGCCGCGCACCCTCTTCGCGCAGTTGTCATGGCAACCGTCGTTGCTCCCTGAATGGAAGTTGGAGGTCGGGGGGTGGAAGAGTTCCTGtgataaaagatttgttgaGAAGTTGGGCTAAGCGACaatgattgtgacgtcataatacgCAAACGTACCAGAGGATTCCCAATCACCCCCTTGGCGGGGTTACCAGACCCCTGGTCGAGGGGCTGGGGGGGTGATTTCTCTTGTTTGATTTGTTCATTCAGTGGCTGGGGGGGTGAGAGCCGCTCCCCCAACAACGACGACCCCGAGTGACTTTCGACACTACTTCCGATCCCCGACGTCgatgattgtgacgtcatagattGCTCGGTGGAGTCGAAGGTGCTTGATTGGTTGGCAACCATCGATTGCGACATGGAATCGTCTGGCGACGTCTAGCGGAAAACATCATCTTTAGCACGTTGCGACGTCACCGCAGAGTGTTACGAGAATGCTGACGTAACAATACCTGATAATGAGAAGGCGATGTTTCTGATCCATCGTCAGAGTCGTCATCATGCTGATAACGGATGCACTTCTTTTTTCGCCTGCCACCAAATAATTGGTCATTACGACGTGAATGGtacttattacgtcataaataaaGGCATATGTCCAAGCGTTTGCGGATTAATGCACCGAAAAGATGAGCGATCAACCGCACATAACCACACAAGCTTGGACACAAcaatattaaagaaaattgtCTGAAAACGAGCAAAATTTCCTACACATTCGTGGGTTCATGAGTCAAATTACGCGAGACATCATCTTGGAAATCTGCTCAATCTGATGCAAATCTCACACAACAAGCGAGCGAGCGTTTCACACAGCACACACATGCAGAGAATTAATTGgaacatttttgattttacgTCGCCTTCTAGCGGAAGTGGTATCTTTAAATTGATTCAGAATTTTTTAATCTGTTCACAAaggttaaaaattttgaaaatgtcaaattaatgaaaaaaaaaacaaatcacttgaaaataatttgcagtTTTAATAATGTAGCAAAGTTTCCGGGAAATAATAACATGACGTGTCATGAATAGAAGTGGATTTGCAATGCCATGAAACTGCAATTGTGACGACCGCAGCACGTAGGTCCACAGTATTGTGAACTTGCTGTTATTATGAATCTGTTCTAACCGGGGCAATCGCATGTACGTGGTGTCGATAATTAACATTGTGTGGGCGATGgctttttaattaaattccTTCTGATTCGACATcgtaaaaaatttgcagcaaAATTAAACTGAAACATGTCGAATGCGCCCTCTAGCGCCAACCTCACACGTCACGTCTAGCCCGCCCCTGTATCAGGGCCGGTTAAATGCTCAGCAGGGGGAGGGGCGGGCACTGAACAAAATCTACCTGCATGGTGCGCACCATAATTGCTGCTGCTCCAATCCGTACACCGCGCGACACTTCTTCGGGTTCTGAGCTGTTTCCAAGGCAACCAACACCAAGCAGCAACCAATCAACGACAAGCGACATGCAGCGATGACCAATCCGATGTCAGAGCgggaaatttgaaaataacaaaaaaatcatttaaattttgaatgaaaagCAGAAACGGCGAATTCTGTGAATGCGGGCATGACGTCAGagcaaagaaaaagaagacGTCACAAAGATGCAGTATCACCTCTGATTGGTCGGTTGGAGGGGGTGTAGGTGGGTGGTGGGGTTTTCCCCGAAGATGGAAGAAGCTGAAAGAAGAAAGGTCAAAGAAGAGGAAAAAAGCATTGTGTCGTCACAATTAAATTGTCGCCAGCATAAGACCCACGATATAAGGTTCCAGAATAGTGAAACAGCGGCCATTTCATTAAGatttaatatttcaaatttaaaaacaaagaagtttAAATCGTCATCACAGGAATGAGTGTTAAGATCCCTTCTATGATTTATATTCCATTCCGGCGTGATCTCGGATTAAACAAACCCAACACAAAGTCGGATTTAAAGGAGAAACAACACCCCCAGTGACCAATAAGCGGATCACGTCGGTCGTACTGCAGCGCCACTACGCTGTGCCCTACACGCGGGGCGACATAAAATCCGCGTGACCGACTGTGA
Encoded here:
- the LOC143470014 gene encoding CUGBP Elav-like family member 3-A isoform X3, yielding MSMAVHGATQVLQHTLQPVITNQVPVMAHHYSMDTSLSINSYHHAPNQLTNVYPSHCSAGGNMTSFARPTSLDAVCKDDDAIKLFIGQVPKTWEEKELRQLFLPFGEIYELSVLRDKYTGMHKGCAFLTFSTKISAYNAQNALHERKTLPGMSHPLQVKPADAVSKGEDRKLFVGMLGKRQTEDDVRVLFEPCGTIEECTILRTPEGQSKGCAFVKMASHQEAQSAMDALHASQTMPGASSSLVVKFADNDRERAMRRMQHVAQTYGMVSPVTPVPFQVGTYGVPYAQSVVPAAGWSSLAPPQHATISGLAPAGAVMPSPAAVLPAGLTTQHMASIPGLSSTPQSPVASLAPFSLVPPASSGAGSSPEAVFTTQAYPGGHVPPSATPGAGEGVVMSQTPPTLEGSQTYAQTQPYTVVYLPAHSAYSTTQYAPAVAPATPTLTTNQLHAGTIFNGTPNAPQKEGFVSFDNAISSQAAIQSMNGYQIGMKRLKVQLKRPKETSRPY
- the LOC143470014 gene encoding CUGBP Elav-like family member 3 isoform X2, which gives rise to MSMAVHGATQVLQHTLQPVITNQVPVMAHHYSMDTSLSINSYHHAPNQLTNVYPSHCSAGGNMTSFARPTSLDAVCKDDDAIKLFIGQVPKTWEEKELRQLFLPFGEIYELSVLRDKYTGMHKGCAFLTFSTKISAYNAQNALHERKTLPGMSHPLQVKPADAVSKGDRKLFVGMLGKRQTEDDVRVLFEPCGTIEECTILRTPEGQSKGCAFVKMASHQEAQSAMDALHASQTMPGASSSLVVKFADNDRERAMRRMQHVAQTYGMVSPVTPVPFQVGTYGVPYAQSVVPAAGWSSLAPPQHATISGLAPAGAVMPSPAAVLPAGLTTQHMASIPGLSSTPQSPVASLAPFSLVPPASSGAGSSPEAVFTTQAYPGGHVPPSATPGAGEGVVMSQTPPTLEGSQTYAQTQPYTVVYLPAHSAYSTTQYAPAVAPATPTLTTNQLHAGTIFNGTPNAPQKEGPEGCNLFIYHLPQHFADADLAQVFEPFGNVISAKVFIDRATNQSKCFGFVSFDNAISSQAAIQSMNGYQIGMKRLKVQLKRPKETSRPY
- the LOC143470014 gene encoding CUGBP Elav-like family member 3-A isoform X1 — encoded protein: MSMAVHGATQVLQHTLQPVITNQVPVMAHHYSMDTSLSINSYHHAPNQLTNVYPSHCSAGGNMTSFARPTSLDAVCKDDDAIKLFIGQVPKTWEEKELRQLFLPFGEIYELSVLRDKYTGMHKGCAFLTFSTKISAYNAQNALHERKTLPGMSHPLQVKPADAVSKGEDRKLFVGMLGKRQTEDDVRVLFEPCGTIEECTILRTPEGQSKGCAFVKMASHQEAQSAMDALHASQTMPGASSSLVVKFADNDRERAMRRMQHVAQTYGMVSPVTPVPFQVGTYGVPYAQSVVPAAGWSSLAPPQHATISGLAPAGAVMPSPAAVLPAGLTTQHMASIPGLSSTPQSPVASLAPFSLVPPASSGAGSSPEAVFTTQAYPGGHVPPSATPGAGEGVVMSQTPPTLEGSQTYAQTQPYTVVYLPAHSAYSTTQYAPAVAPATPTLTTNQLHAGTIFNGTPNAPQKEGPEGCNLFIYHLPQHFADADLAQVFEPFGNVISAKVFIDRATNQSKCFGFVSFDNAISSQAAIQSMNGYQIGMKRLKVQLKRPKETSRPY